A window of Deltaproteobacteria bacterium genomic DNA:
TGCTCCGCGACTTGCTCTTGGCCAAACGCCCCGGATTTCCCGTCTCCATCTCCTCGGAGGTTGCGCCCGAGGTGCGCGAGTACGAACGGACTTCCACCACCGTGGCCAACGCCTATACCATGCCGGCGGTCCGCCGGTACATGGAAATTCTGGAAAAAGGCCTTACTGAACTCGGGATCGGGGGGCGGCTTTACATTATGCTCTCTACCGGGGGGATCACCTCTCCCCAGACCGCAAGCCAGCACCCTATACGCCTGGTCGAATCCGGACCTGCCGGGGGAGCCCTGGCCGCCGCCTGGATTGGAGGGCAAACGGGGCAGGCTAACGTTATCTCCTTCGACATGGGAGGCACCACCGCCAAAACCTGCATCATCCAAAACGGCGACCCCGTTAGGGTCAACGAATTTGAGGTGGGCCGGGTCTATCGCTTCAAGAAGGGGAGCGGTTTCCCGGTCAAAATTCCGGTCATCGAGATGATCGAGATTGGTGCGGGGGGCGGCAGCATCGCTGCGATTGGACCCCTCGGGCTCCTCAGCGTAGGTCCGGAAAGCGCCGGGGCTGACCCGGGCCCGGCCTGCTATGGCCGCGGCGGCAAGGACCCTACGGTGACTGATGCCGATCTAATCCTTGGCTACCTGGACCCCAATTTCTTCCTGGGCGGCGAGATGAAACTAAATCCGAAACTTGCCGAGGCCGCCTTGCAGGAAAAAATCGCCGGGCCGCTCAACCTGTCCTTGGAGCGTGCAGCCTGGGGGGTGCACGAGGTGGTCAACGAGAACATGGCCAACGCCTCCCGGATTCATGCGGTGGAGAGAGGAATCGACTCGCGGCGCTTCTCCCTGGTGGCCTTCGGGGGGGCCGGACCCGTGCACGCCTACCAGGTGGCCGAGAAGTTGAGGCTGGAGACGATCATCGTGCCGCCCGCGGCTGGCGTATGCTCCGCTTTTGGGTTCCTCTTAGCCCCCATGTCTTTCGACTTGAGCCGCAGCTACATTACCAGGCTGGAAGAGCTGCAGTGGGAAAGATTGAATTTCATCTACGCCGAGTTGGAATCGAAGGGCCGTGAGCTTCTCCTGGATGCCGGCGTCGCTTTAAAGGATATGCAGTTCATTCGTTCGGCGGACATGCGCTATGCGGGGCAGGGCTTTGAGATCAGCATATCGCTCCCGGGAGGCGAATACGGCCTGGGGCAGCGGGAAGAATTCCGCCGCGCCTTCGAAAAGGAGTACCAAGACATATACCAGCGCTTATGCCCGGGAATCCCCATCGAGGGTGTGAATTGGCGGCTTGCCGCCACGGGACTGCGCCCGCAAATCGGCGCAGGGACATGGTGGTCCAAGGGCGCAAGCCTTGCCGAAGCCATCAAGGGGGGACGCCGGGTCTATTTTCCCGCGGCGGGAAGGTATGAAAAGGTGCCGGTCTACGACCGGTACCGCCTGCCTGTTGGCGTCAAGATCGATGGGCCGGCCATTGTGGAAGAGAGGGAGAGTACGGTCGTCATGAACGGACCGGGAACGGCCTGGGTGGATCCGTCGGGCAGCCTGGTGATCCGCTTGGTAAGACATTGAATGGACGAAACATGCTCTTCTGCCAAAAACACACACTTGCATTCATGGGAAGGTCCAACTGAGCAGCGATATGAAAACGAACCCATTTGATCCGATCACCCTTGAGGTTCTCTGGAACCGCCTTATCTCCATAACCAACGAGCAGGCCGCGGCCCTTATGCGCGCAAGTTTCACCACCGTGGTGCGCGAAGCGGGCGATCTCTCCGCAGGCGTCTTCGATGCGAGGGGAAACATGATTGCCCAGGCGGTTACCGGAACACCCGGTCACATCAACTGCATGGCTACCTCCGTGCGCCATTTTCTCCGTGAGTACCCCATGAAAAACCTACAGCCTGGAGACACGCTCGTAACCAACGACCCCTGGTTAGCCTCTGGCCATCATCACGACCTCACGGTGGTGACTCCCGTCTTCCACCGGGGACGGGCCATAGGGCTTTTCGCCAACACCTGTCACGTTATGGACATTGGCGGCCGCATCTTCGGCGCCGACGCCCCCTCCATCTACGAGGAAGGGCTGGCCATCCCGATCATGAAATTGGTGGATGGGGGACGCATGAATGAGGACCTCATCCGGATCATCCGCGCAAATGTCCGTGTTCCCCAAATGGTACTGGGGGACGTTTATGCCATGATTGCGGCCAACGAG
This region includes:
- a CDS encoding hydantoinase/oxoprolinase family protein, with the translated sequence MANEYLVGIDIGGTFTDVVILDPDSGWVSLGKRLTSTDNPARAVIEVIREMIERDGIAARQVVKAIHGTTLVTNLIIERKGAVTGVLTTRGFRDALEIGREMRYDIYDIFLELPRPLAPRRRRVEVTERLDNNGQILISLTPEEAERAVNELLALGVESAAISLLHSFRNPTHERMLRDLLLAKRPGFPVSISSEVAPEVREYERTSTTVANAYTMPAVRRYMEILEKGLTELGIGGRLYIMLSTGGITSPQTASQHPIRLVESGPAGGALAAAWIGGQTGQANVISFDMGGTTAKTCIIQNGDPVRVNEFEVGRVYRFKKGSGFPVKIPVIEMIEIGAGGGSIAAIGPLGLLSVGPESAGADPGPACYGRGGKDPTVTDADLILGYLDPNFFLGGEMKLNPKLAEAALQEKIAGPLNLSLERAAWGVHEVVNENMANASRIHAVERGIDSRRFSLVAFGGAGPVHAYQVAEKLRLETIIVPPAAGVCSAFGFLLAPMSFDLSRSYITRLEELQWERLNFIYAELESKGRELLLDAGVALKDMQFIRSADMRYAGQGFEISISLPGGEYGLGQREEFRRAFEKEYQDIYQRLCPGIPIEGVNWRLAATGLRPQIGAGTWWSKGASLAEAIKGGRRVYFPAAGRYEKVPVYDRYRLPVGVKIDGPAIVEERESTVVMNGPGTAWVDPSGSLVIRLVRH